In Hemitrygon akajei chromosome 9, sHemAka1.3, whole genome shotgun sequence, the following are encoded in one genomic region:
- the rpf2 gene encoding ribosome production factor 2 homolog isoform X2, giving the protein MLIKGGNTSETVTQALKDIYCLKKPNAVLYKKKNVTRPFEDQTSLEFFSKKSDCSLFMFGSHNKKRPHNLIIGRMFDYHVLDMVELGIEKFRGLHDFKNSKSAEGSKPMLVFAGDLFELDNDHKRLKNLLIDFFRGPVVPSVRLAGLEVVLHFTAFAGKIFMRSYKVLLKKSGCSTPRIELEEMGPAFDFVLRRTHLASDDLYKNALKQPKSLKAKKKKNISRNVFGTTYGRIHMEKQDLSKLQTRKMKGLKRKREKKVADVETESNPKNARVE; this is encoded by the exons TATTGTTTAAAGAAGCCAAATGCTGTTCTATATAAGAA AAAAAATGTTACTCGGCCGTTTGAAGATCAGACATCATTG GAATTCTTCTCAAAGAAGTCTGATTGCTCTTTGTTTATGTTTGGTTCTCACAATAAGAAACGACCACACAATTTGATCATAG GCCGTATGTTTGATTACCACGTTTTAGATATGGTTGAGCTTGGAATTGAAAAGTTTCGTGGTTTGCATGATTTTAAG aatagCAAATCAGCAGAAGGTTCCAAGCCCATGTTAGTGTTTGCAGGAGATTTATTTGAATTGGATAATGATCATAAAAGACTGAAGAACCTCCTTATTG ATTTCTTTCGAGGACCCGTGGTGCCAAGCGTTCGTTTAGCAGGCCTGGAAGTTGTTCTGCATTTCACAGCTTTTGCAGGAAAGATCTTCATGCGAAGCTATAA GGTGCTGCTGAAGAAATCTGGTTGCAGTACACCCAGGATAGAGCTGGAAGAAATGGGACCTGCCTTTGATTTTGTGCTCAGGAGAACCCACTTGGCATCTGATGACCTCTACAAAAATGCTCTTAAACAACCAAAATCCCTTAAG gcaaagaagaagaagaatatttCACggaatgtttttggaacaacGTATGGCCGAATCCACATGGAGAAGCAAGACCTGAGCAAGCTACAAACCAGAAAAATGAAAGGGCTGAAGAGAAAAAGGGAGAAGAAGGTGGCAGATGTTGAGACAGAGAGCAATCCCAAAAATGCAAGAGTGGAGTGA